A window of the Cytophagaceae bacterium genome harbors these coding sequences:
- the hxpB gene encoding hexitol phosphatase HxpB, with translation MKEVLDKIEAVIFDMDGLLVDSEPLWHIAEKEVFAEVGLILTTEDCLKTTGVPTSGVFDYWYKKRPWLGKTKEELEELLFEKIKVLIKERAEPMPGVNEIIDFFISKGLKIGVASASPMFLIEIVLEKLQLNSKFDFYHSALLEKRNKPNPDVYWTVANKLGKPIEKCLILEDSINGVKGAVASGAITIAVPEAHFFEREEYSIAFHKVSGLPSLLEWINT, from the coding sequence ATGAAAGAAGTTTTAGATAAAATTGAGGCGGTCATTTTTGACATGGATGGACTTTTGGTGGATTCAGAACCACTATGGCACATCGCCGAAAAAGAAGTATTTGCGGAAGTTGGTCTTATCTTAACTACTGAAGATTGCCTAAAGACTACCGGTGTGCCTACCAGCGGAGTGTTTGATTATTGGTATAAAAAACGCCCCTGGCTGGGTAAAACCAAGGAAGAGCTTGAAGAACTGTTATTTGAGAAAATCAAAGTATTGATAAAAGAAAGAGCCGAACCTATGCCCGGTGTCAATGAAATCATAGATTTTTTTATTTCCAAAGGTTTAAAAATAGGTGTAGCCTCAGCTTCCCCTATGTTTTTGATTGAAATAGTCCTTGAAAAATTACAACTTAATTCCAAATTTGATTTTTATCATTCTGCTCTTCTGGAAAAACGAAACAAACCTAATCCTGATGTTTACTGGACAGTTGCAAATAAGCTTGGTAAGCCAATTGAAAAGTGCCTTATCCTCGAAGATTCTATCAATGGCGTAAAAGGAGCTGTCGCTTCTGGTGCTATAACCATTGCGGTGCCTGAAGCACATTTTTTTGAACGGGAGGAATATTCCATCGCTTTTCACAAAGTTTCCGGATTACCATCGCTTCTGGAATGGATAAATACATAA
- a CDS encoding acetyl-CoA hydrolase/transferase family protein gives MKNYVSAEEAVKLIKSGDSVFVHTAGATPTVLTKAMAQRHEELKNVKVYHLHTEGEAAYASEEMSKSFHVNSFFLGANLRKPTNEGYADFIPAFLSEVPILMRRGIIPIDVALIQVSPPDKHGFCSLGISIDATKAATDVAKTVIAQVNPKMPRTHGDGLLHISKFAAMVYHDAELPLMPPHPLTPEETKIGEHIAGMICDRATLQLGIGAIPDAVLSLLGNHKDLGIHTEMFSDGIIPLVEGGVITNKYKTRHKDVIVSGFMLGSRKLYDFVDDNPGIRMLDIEYVNDTTVIRRLPNMVSINSAIEVDITGQVCADSIGTRMFSGIGGQMDFIRGASLSPGGKPIIALTSTTNKGESKIASMLKPGAGVVTTRAHVHYIVTEYGVADLYGKNLRERAKAMIAIAHPDHREHLEKEAFDRFKIF, from the coding sequence ATGAAAAATTACGTGTCAGCAGAAGAAGCCGTCAAACTTATTAAGTCGGGAGATAGTGTATTTGTACATACAGCTGGAGCCACTCCTACGGTGTTGACCAAAGCCATGGCTCAAAGACATGAGGAACTCAAAAATGTCAAAGTTTACCATTTGCATACAGAGGGTGAAGCCGCCTATGCATCTGAAGAAATGAGCAAGAGTTTTCATGTCAATTCATTTTTCCTGGGTGCTAACCTCAGAAAACCTACAAATGAGGGATACGCCGATTTTATACCTGCGTTTTTGAGCGAAGTTCCCATCTTGATGAGAAGAGGTATCATCCCTATTGATGTGGCTCTGATTCAGGTTTCGCCTCCTGACAAACATGGTTTTTGCTCTTTGGGAATCTCTATTGATGCTACCAAAGCTGCCACAGATGTTGCAAAAACAGTAATAGCACAAGTAAACCCTAAAATGCCCAGGACGCATGGGGATGGTCTATTGCACATCAGCAAATTTGCAGCAATGGTTTATCACGATGCAGAATTGCCATTAATGCCGCCGCATCCATTGACCCCTGAAGAAACTAAAATAGGGGAGCACATTGCCGGAATGATTTGTGACCGTGCTACTTTGCAATTGGGTATCGGTGCCATTCCTGATGCCGTTTTGTCTCTGTTGGGAAATCATAAAGACCTGGGAATCCATACAGAAATGTTTTCTGATGGTATCATTCCTTTGGTTGAGGGTGGTGTAATTACTAATAAGTATAAAACCCGCCACAAAGACGTGATTGTTTCAGGATTTATGCTGGGTTCAAGGAAATTGTATGATTTTGTGGATGATAACCCCGGAATCAGGATGCTGGACATTGAATACGTGAACGACACGACAGTAATCAGAAGATTGCCAAATATGGTCAGTATAAACAGTGCGATTGAAGTTGATATAACCGGACAGGTTTGTGCCGACTCTATCGGAACCAGGATGTTCTCAGGTATTGGTGGTCAAATGGACTTTATCAGAGGAGCTTCATTATCTCCTGGTGGTAAGCCAATAATTGCCTTAACTTCGACAACCAATAAAGGAGAATCAAAAATAGCCTCAATGTTGAAACCAGGTGCTGGTGTAGTAACAACCCGGGCACACGTTCATTACATTGTAACTGAATACGGTGTTGCCGATTTATATGGTAAAAACCTGAGAGAAAGGGCAAAAGCCATGATTGCAATTGCTCATCCTGATCACAGAGAGCATTTGGAAAAAGAAGCATTTGACAGATTTAAGATTTTTTGA
- a CDS encoding pentapeptide repeat-containing protein yields the protein MEYFAEQDFDKNSFLKEKIIKAEYEACTFKNCDFSRKHLSGFIFSDCRFIDCNLSLVSFKSAALKEVEFIDCKISGVDFSLVNPFLLEVKFIGSIVENCIFQDLNLKKTNFLNCSMKGADFSNTKLQESKFLDCDLLDATFDNSDLQKADFRTSKNFRINPSKNQLSGAKFSRHNIDGLLLDFKINIE from the coding sequence ATGGAGTATTTTGCCGAACAAGATTTTGATAAGAATTCATTTTTAAAAGAGAAAATAATTAAAGCCGAATATGAGGCTTGTACTTTTAAAAATTGTGATTTTTCCCGCAAACATCTCTCAGGTTTTATTTTTAGTGACTGCCGGTTTATTGATTGCAATTTGTCACTCGTTTCTTTTAAATCCGCTGCCCTGAAAGAAGTAGAATTTATTGATTGCAAAATTTCGGGTGTTGATTTTTCTCTGGTAAATCCATTTTTATTAGAGGTGAAATTCATTGGTTCTATTGTCGAGAACTGTATATTTCAGGATTTAAATCTGAAAAAAACAAATTTTCTAAATTGTTCCATGAAAGGAGCTGATTTTTCCAACACAAAACTTCAGGAATCAAAATTTCTTGATTGTGATTTATTAGATGCTACTTTTGACAATTCTGATTTACAAAAAGCCGACTTCAGAACAAGTAAAAATTTCAGAATAAATCCATCAAAAAATCAGCTTTCGGGTGCGAAGTTTTCACGACATAATATCGATGGCTTGCTACTTGATTTTAAAATAAATATCGAATAG
- a CDS encoding carbohydrate-binding domain-containing protein, which yields MSKIKALLTSLLLAELFFSCKKSTDIVPDDSSDTQDEVNALENMELASDYTWNTTDEKVITLNGTTGTVNGTGATISNGILNISSAGTYKISGTLTNGQIVVSTDDKNLVRVIFNGVNITSSKSSPLFLDNAEKVIVVLAEGSNNVLTDASTYTDVSEGQNAAFFSQTYTAIMGAGNLTVNGKFADGIASKDGLVIKNGNITVNSVDDGIRGKDFLVIRGGTFNVNSGGDGLKSDNETDADFGYIGIEDGTFKITSGGDGISAQTNVNITGGDFNITSGGGSSKTVAETLSAKGIKGLTSVALNGNFTINSADDGIHSNTKVSVFDGIYEVSSADNGIHADNEVVIKIGTINITKAYEGIEAKFITIDDGNLSIVSSNDCLNATAGNRTEQNDGAILTINGGYIALNGSAGDPLDSNGSMVQSGGTVIAHGPNSSPEVPIDYNGTFNISGGILLASAPGTQMFQAPSTSSKQNSLKLTFKSQNAAETLFHVKDDKGNTLITFKPVRKYIGIVFSSAELVKGTTYTISTGGTSTGTLNGGLYSGGVYSGGTEKGTFTITSAVTSVSI from the coding sequence ATGTCCAAAATTAAAGCCTTGTTAACCTCTTTATTACTAGCCGAATTATTTTTTTCCTGCAAAAAAAGCACTGATATAGTTCCGGATGACTCTTCAGATACCCAGGATGAAGTCAATGCCCTCGAAAACATGGAGCTTGCTTCAGATTACACATGGAACACCACTGACGAGAAAGTTATCACTCTTAATGGCACAACTGGAACAGTGAATGGTACAGGTGCTACTATCTCAAATGGAATATTAAATATTTCATCGGCAGGTACTTATAAGATTTCAGGTACTTTGACAAACGGACAAATCGTTGTGAGCACCGATGACAAAAATTTGGTGAGGGTTATTTTTAATGGTGTAAATATAACTTCCTCAAAAAGTTCTCCTTTATTTCTTGATAATGCCGAAAAAGTGATTGTCGTACTTGCGGAAGGTTCCAACAACGTCCTGACGGATGCTTCGACTTATACTGATGTTTCGGAAGGACAGAATGCAGCATTTTTTAGCCAAACCTACACGGCCATAATGGGAGCAGGGAATCTTACAGTTAATGGAAAATTTGCTGATGGAATAGCCAGCAAAGATGGATTGGTAATAAAAAATGGGAATATCACAGTAAATTCGGTTGATGATGGAATCAGAGGTAAAGATTTTTTGGTAATCAGAGGTGGTACTTTTAATGTGAATTCCGGTGGTGATGGCCTGAAGTCAGACAACGAAACTGATGCCGATTTTGGTTATATAGGAATTGAAGACGGTACATTTAAAATCACCTCAGGAGGTGATGGAATAAGTGCTCAAACAAATGTTAACATTACCGGAGGAGATTTTAATATTACGAGCGGTGGTGGAAGTAGCAAAACTGTGGCAGAAACCCTATCAGCAAAAGGTATAAAAGGGTTAACTTCAGTAGCCTTAAACGGTAATTTTACCATTAATTCTGCTGATGATGGTATTCACTCCAATACTAAAGTTTCGGTTTTTGATGGCATATATGAAGTTTCATCTGCTGATAATGGCATTCATGCCGACAATGAGGTTGTGATAAAAATAGGAACTATTAATATCACTAAAGCATATGAAGGAATCGAAGCAAAATTTATTACCATTGATGATGGCAATTTAAGTATAGTTTCAAGCAACGACTGTCTCAATGCCACCGCCGGAAACAGAACTGAACAAAATGATGGAGCAATATTAACCATAAATGGAGGATACATTGCCCTTAACGGTTCGGCTGGTGATCCTTTGGATAGCAATGGCAGCATGGTACAATCAGGGGGCACTGTGATAGCACACGGTCCGAATTCCAGCCCTGAAGTACCGATTGATTATAATGGTACTTTTAATATCTCAGGTGGAATTTTGCTGGCTTCTGCTCCCGGAACCCAAATGTTTCAGGCACCGAGTACTTCGTCAAAACAAAATTCTTTGAAATTGACGTTTAAATCTCAAAATGCTGCCGAAACCCTGTTTCATGTCAAAGATGATAAAGGAAACACTCTCATAACATTTAAGCCCGTCAGAAAATACATCGGAATTGTGTTTTCATCAGCTGAACTTGTAAAAGGAACCACTTATACCATCAGTACCGGAGGAACTTCAACAGGAACATTGAATGGAGGCCTTTATTCGGGCGGTGTTTATAGTGGTGGAACCGAAAAGGGTACTTTTACGATTACTTCAGCGGTAACCAGCGTTAGTATTTGA
- a CDS encoding leucine--tRNA ligase, producing MAEYRHREIEKKWQQYWEENQTNKVEIDTAKPKCYVLDMFPYPSGAGLHVGHPLGYIASDIYSRYKKLKGFNVLHPMGFDSFGLPAEQYAIQTGQHPAITTEKNIETYIKQLKNIGFCYDWSREVRTSDPSYYKWTQWIFMELFNAWYNKETDKAEKIETLFDLFSKGGSKAAKAACEEDLPTFTAEEWNSWSAEKQYEVSLDYRLTYLAESVVNFCPELGMVLSNDEVKDGVSERGGYPVIQKKMSQWMMRITAYADRLINGLETIDWSESLKDQQRNWIGRSNGASVKFAVENSDKKIEVFTTRIDTIYGVTFLVLAPEHEWVAELTTESQVSDIENYITETQKRSELDRVADVKTVSGAFTGSYCINPFNGERVPIWIADYVLAGYGTGAVMAVPSGDQRDWNFAEHFGLGKPQILDAQQNLETQADPTKEGKYINSGMINGLGYKEGTAKLIEYLEANGIGKGKVNFRLRDAVFARQRYWGEPVPVYFKKNAEGRDIPHLVDKKDLPLILPEIDKYQPTETGEPPLGRAKNWTYSPEGSSEVYPLEMSTMPGWAGSSWYWFRYMDANNSDAFASKEAIDYWKDIDLYLGGTEHATGHLLYSRFWNKVLKDLGHVQEEEFAKKLINQGMIQGRSNFVYRLKDAEKPTFVSFGLKDQYETVKLHVDVNIVDNDVLDLEKFKNTRNDIGDDPQFILEDGKYVCGSEVEKMSKSKYNVVNPDDLVERYGADTLRLYEMFLGPLTESKPWDTRGIEGTNRFLRKFWRLFFDQNGKYLVSDAEPTKEELKSLHKTIKKVEEDVENFSFNTSVSTFMICVNELTDLKCHKKAILSDLLVIISSYAPHIAEELWSLTGNTESITLQQFPQWNPEFLVEDSFEYPVQVNGKVRVNLNFPADMSKEDIEKAVLSNEQVIKWMEGKPLKKIIVVPKRIVNVVI from the coding sequence ATGGCAGAGTACAGACACCGGGAAATAGAAAAAAAATGGCAGCAATATTGGGAAGAAAATCAGACCAATAAAGTTGAAATCGACACCGCAAAACCAAAATGTTATGTGTTAGACATGTTTCCTTACCCTTCAGGTGCTGGATTGCACGTTGGTCACCCTCTCGGATACATCGCTTCTGATATATATTCCAGATACAAAAAACTTAAGGGCTTCAATGTATTGCATCCGATGGGATTTGACTCATTTGGTTTGCCTGCTGAGCAATACGCCATTCAGACCGGGCAACATCCTGCCATTACGACCGAAAAGAACATTGAGACCTATATCAAACAGCTCAAAAACATTGGTTTTTGCTATGACTGGTCACGAGAAGTAAGAACTTCGGATCCCTCCTACTACAAATGGACCCAATGGATATTTATGGAGCTTTTCAATGCCTGGTACAATAAAGAAACCGACAAGGCAGAGAAAATAGAAACACTTTTTGACTTATTCTCAAAAGGGGGTTCAAAAGCCGCCAAAGCTGCCTGCGAAGAAGATTTACCCACATTTACGGCTGAAGAATGGAATAGCTGGTCTGCCGAAAAACAATATGAAGTTTCTTTGGATTATCGTCTGACATATTTAGCCGAGTCTGTGGTGAATTTCTGCCCCGAGTTGGGTATGGTATTATCCAATGATGAAGTAAAAGATGGCGTTTCGGAGCGTGGGGGTTATCCGGTGATTCAGAAAAAAATGAGTCAGTGGATGATGCGTATCACCGCCTATGCCGACAGATTGATAAACGGACTCGAAACCATAGATTGGTCAGAATCATTGAAAGACCAGCAACGCAACTGGATTGGCCGCTCTAATGGTGCTTCAGTGAAATTTGCCGTTGAGAATTCTGACAAAAAAATTGAGGTCTTTACCACGAGAATTGACACCATTTATGGCGTGACATTCCTGGTTTTGGCTCCTGAGCATGAATGGGTTGCCGAATTGACCACCGAAAGTCAGGTATCTGATATCGAAAATTACATCACCGAAACCCAAAAACGCTCAGAATTGGATCGTGTAGCCGATGTAAAAACGGTTTCCGGGGCATTTACAGGTTCGTATTGTATCAATCCGTTCAATGGTGAAAGAGTGCCGATTTGGATTGCAGATTACGTGTTGGCGGGATACGGAACCGGTGCAGTGATGGCCGTGCCTTCAGGTGACCAACGTGACTGGAATTTTGCTGAACATTTTGGTCTTGGTAAACCGCAAATACTTGATGCCCAACAAAACTTAGAAACTCAGGCTGATCCTACCAAAGAGGGGAAATATATCAATTCGGGAATGATCAATGGTCTGGGCTATAAAGAAGGTACCGCCAAATTGATTGAATATCTGGAAGCAAACGGTATCGGAAAAGGCAAAGTTAATTTCCGTCTGAGAGATGCGGTTTTTGCCAGACAAAGATACTGGGGTGAGCCCGTCCCGGTTTATTTCAAGAAAAATGCTGAAGGCAGAGATATTCCACATTTGGTAGATAAAAAGGATTTGCCATTGATTTTGCCTGAAATTGACAAATACCAACCGACCGAAACCGGCGAGCCACCTTTGGGACGAGCTAAAAACTGGACTTATTCACCAGAAGGTTCTTCAGAGGTTTATCCACTGGAAATGAGCACTATGCCCGGCTGGGCGGGAAGTAGCTGGTATTGGTTCAGATATATGGATGCAAATAATTCTGATGCCTTTGCTTCAAAAGAAGCCATTGACTATTGGAAAGATATTGATTTGTATCTGGGTGGTACTGAGCATGCAACAGGACACCTTTTGTACAGCCGGTTCTGGAATAAAGTTTTGAAAGATCTGGGTCATGTGCAGGAAGAAGAATTTGCCAAAAAACTGATTAATCAGGGGATGATTCAGGGAAGAAGCAATTTTGTGTATCGATTGAAAGATGCAGAAAAGCCTACTTTTGTTTCGTTTGGCTTAAAAGATCAATACGAAACCGTAAAACTTCATGTAGATGTAAATATCGTAGATAATGATGTTTTGGATTTGGAAAAATTCAAAAACACCAGAAATGATATTGGCGATGATCCTCAATTTATTCTTGAAGATGGAAAATATGTTTGTGGCTCGGAAGTTGAAAAAATGTCCAAATCAAAATACAATGTTGTTAATCCAGATGATTTGGTAGAAAGATATGGTGCGGATACTTTGAGGTTGTATGAAATGTTTTTGGGTCCATTGACCGAGTCAAAACCATGGGATACAAGGGGGATTGAAGGTACCAACCGCTTTTTAAGGAAATTCTGGAGGTTATTTTTTGACCAAAATGGCAAATATTTAGTTTCAGATGCTGAACCGACTAAAGAGGAATTAAAATCGTTACACAAAACCATCAAAAAGGTAGAAGAAGATGTAGAAAACTTCTCTTTCAACACTTCGGTCAGTACTTTCATGATTTGTGTAAATGAATTGACAGATTTGAAATGCCATAAAAAGGCCATTTTGAGCGACTTATTGGTCATTATTTCATCATATGCTCCGCATATTGCAGAAGAGCTCTGGAGCCTGACCGGAAACACTGAAAGCATCACATTGCAGCAATTCCCTCAATGGAATCCTGAATTTTTGGTAGAAGATAGCTTTGAATATCCTGTGCAAGTAAACGGAAAAGTGAGAGTCAATCTTAATTTCCCGGCTGATATGAGCAAAGAAGATATCGAAAAGGCTGTCCTTTCCAACGAGCAGGTAATCAAGTGGATGGAAGGCAAACCTTTAAAGAAAATCATCGTGGTGCCTAAGAGAATCGTCAATGTGGTGATTTAA
- a CDS encoding putative toxin-antitoxin system toxin component, PIN family has product MLRIVLDTNVLVASISQKSPFYWVWEAFVHGKYQLCITTEILDEYAEIIERYFSVLDAENTLNQIMLSQNIIQIVRYYEWNAITKDPDDNKFFDCAVAANAHFIVSEDKHFNVLTKISFPKVNRIKTEDFKKLIEIE; this is encoded by the coding sequence ATGCTCAGAATTGTATTAGATACCAACGTTTTAGTTGCAAGTATTTCTCAGAAATCTCCTTTTTATTGGGTTTGGGAAGCATTTGTCCATGGAAAATACCAACTTTGTATTACTACCGAAATTTTAGATGAATATGCTGAAATAATTGAGCGTTATTTTTCAGTTTTGGATGCAGAAAACACGCTTAATCAAATAATGCTTAGTCAAAATATTATTCAAATTGTCAGGTATTATGAATGGAACGCAATAACTAAAGATCCTGACGATAATAAATTTTTTGATTGTGCTGTTGCAGCAAATGCCCATTTTATCGTTTCTGAAGACAAGCATTTTAATGTTTTGACTAAAATTTCATTTCCAAAAGTAAATAGAATAAAAACAGAAGATTTTAAAAAATTGATTGAAATTGAATAG
- a CDS encoding MFS transporter, with protein sequence MSLGFLGIQMGFALQNGNASRILMNFGADVHELSWFWIVAPLTGMIVQPIIGKWSDGTWTKLGRRRPFFLVGAVLAAIGLFMMPNAGSFTKYLPALWFGAGFLMIMDASFNVAMEPFRALVADKLNSEQRTRGYSIQTVLIGIGAVVGSWLPYALTNWLGMNQETAAGQVPQNVIWSFIIGGVVLLGSIIWTISTTSEYSPEELKAYGDEHESSAPKSNILADIIAMPKTMKQLGLVQFFSWFGLFSMWVYTTSAVAQHIYGLPTDDHSSVMFNKAGDWVGIIFGVYNGVSAIYAFILPKLAAKIGRKKTHAFSLVAGAIGLISIYFAPNPEFLIVSMVGVGMAWGSILAMPYAILGGALPVQKIGVYMGIFNLFITIPQILNALVGGLFVKYLFNDHAIYSLIFGGICFLLAAFSVQFVEDKEEAK encoded by the coding sequence ATGAGTCTGGGATTCCTCGGAATTCAGATGGGTTTTGCACTACAAAATGGTAATGCAAGCCGTATTTTAATGAATTTTGGGGCCGATGTGCACGAGCTTTCCTGGTTTTGGATCGTGGCACCCCTTACAGGTATGATTGTGCAACCCATCATAGGAAAATGGAGCGATGGCACCTGGACTAAACTTGGCAGAAGACGCCCATTCTTTCTGGTTGGAGCGGTATTGGCCGCAATAGGCTTGTTTATGATGCCCAATGCCGGAAGTTTTACGAAATATTTGCCCGCTCTATGGTTTGGAGCAGGTTTTTTGATGATAATGGATGCCTCATTTAATGTAGCCATGGAACCCTTCAGAGCTTTGGTGGCGGATAAACTAAATTCAGAGCAAAGAACCAGAGGATATTCTATTCAAACAGTCCTGATAGGAATTGGTGCTGTAGTCGGCTCATGGCTTCCTTATGCATTGACCAATTGGCTGGGTATGAATCAGGAAACTGCCGCCGGACAAGTGCCTCAAAATGTAATCTGGTCGTTTATTATCGGTGGTGTGGTGTTATTGGGTAGTATTATCTGGACCATTTCTACTACTTCTGAATATTCACCTGAAGAGTTGAAAGCATATGGCGATGAACATGAATCTTCGGCTCCGAAATCTAATATTTTAGCAGATATTATCGCCATGCCTAAAACAATGAAACAATTGGGCCTTGTTCAGTTTTTCTCCTGGTTTGGCTTGTTTAGTATGTGGGTTTATACCACTTCTGCGGTTGCACAGCATATTTATGGGCTACCAACCGACGACCATTCCTCCGTGATGTTTAACAAAGCCGGTGACTGGGTAGGAATAATTTTTGGGGTTTATAATGGAGTTTCTGCTATCTATGCTTTCATTTTGCCTAAGCTTGCTGCGAAAATTGGCCGTAAAAAAACTCATGCATTTTCATTGGTTGCCGGAGCTATCGGTTTGATTTCTATATATTTTGCTCCAAATCCTGAGTTTTTGATTGTGTCAATGGTAGGTGTCGGCATGGCATGGGGAAGTATTTTGGCTATGCCATATGCCATTTTGGGTGGTGCATTACCAGTACAAAAAATTGGGGTTTACATGGGTATTTTTAACCTTTTCATCACCATTCCCCAAATCCTGAATGCATTGGTGGGAGGGCTTTTTGTAAAATATCTGTTTAATGACCACGCTATATATTCATTAATCTTTGGAGGTATATGTTTCTTGCTTGCGGCTTTTAGTGTCCAATTTGTGGAAGATAAAGAAGAAGCGAAATAG
- a CDS encoding alpha-amylase family protein, translated as MNLAVAQRQDKIVVYQIFTRLFANQNVSNNFNGTLQQNGTTKFSDINENALKSLRELGASHIWYTGVIEHATMTDFSEFGIKADHPQVVKGIAGSPYAIKDYYDVNPYLASNVNERMKEFEALVKRTHDLGLQVLIDFVPNHVARQYKSDVKPEGIQDFGEKDEKSGSFSNQNNFYYLKDALQLPSDIKPPVEFSENYTENPAKATGNDVFSAQPNINDWFETIKLNYGVDYLDNRSRHFNPIPDTWNKMYEILEYWSKKGVDGFRCDMAEMVPVEFWGWVIPKIKAKYPNTIFIAEIYNPGEYANYIFNGKFDYLYDKVGLYDALRRLIEGHGNAMDITNVWQKESGDFANHMLRFLENHDEHRIASDFFGKNPESAFAAWMLSATLHTGPVMVYFGQELGVKPDKAEGFQGNDGRTTIFDFWGLPELQDWISDGKFEIKNLKPEQKAIRDFYKKTLYFSLSNVAIAYGEFHDLQYLNNNQEYNPNKTYAYLRFIQGQMLLFVYNFDKNNTLNSEIRLPVDLLTVSFPGKKVIKATQKFEGKEKHRIKINSEDVKLESISVAPNSFKIFELK; from the coding sequence ATGAACTTGGCAGTGGCACAGAGGCAGGACAAAATTGTTGTTTATCAGATCTTTACACGATTATTTGCTAATCAAAACGTATCGAATAATTTTAATGGCACACTTCAGCAAAATGGTACGACCAAATTTTCTGATATTAACGAAAATGCTCTGAAGTCTTTACGGGAGTTGGGAGCCAGCCACATTTGGTACACCGGTGTGATAGAACACGCGACCATGACTGACTTTAGTGAATTTGGAATTAAAGCCGATCACCCTCAAGTTGTAAAGGGAATAGCGGGCTCGCCTTACGCCATCAAAGATTATTATGATGTGAATCCTTATCTTGCGAGCAATGTCAATGAAAGAATGAAAGAATTTGAGGCTTTGGTAAAAAGAACCCATGACCTTGGACTTCAGGTGCTTATTGATTTTGTTCCTAACCATGTAGCTCGTCAATACAAATCAGATGTAAAGCCGGAAGGAATTCAGGATTTTGGCGAAAAAGATGAAAAATCTGGTAGTTTTTCGAATCAGAATAATTTTTATTATCTGAAAGATGCCCTTCAGCTACCTTCAGACATAAAACCTCCTGTTGAGTTTTCTGAAAATTACACCGAAAACCCTGCAAAAGCCACCGGAAATGATGTTTTCTCAGCTCAACCCAATATCAATGACTGGTTTGAAACCATAAAACTCAATTATGGTGTTGATTACCTTGATAATCGTAGCAGGCATTTTAACCCGATTCCTGATACCTGGAATAAAATGTATGAAATTCTGGAATATTGGAGTAAAAAAGGCGTGGATGGCTTCAGATGTGATATGGCCGAAATGGTGCCTGTGGAATTTTGGGGCTGGGTCATTCCAAAAATTAAAGCAAAATACCCAAATACGATTTTCATTGCAGAAATCTATAATCCCGGAGAGTACGCCAATTATATTTTTAATGGAAAATTTGACTATCTATATGACAAAGTAGGTCTCTATGATGCTTTGAGAAGGTTGATTGAAGGTCATGGAAATGCCATGGATATCACGAATGTATGGCAAAAAGAATCGGGCGACTTTGCCAATCACATGTTGCGTTTTCTTGAAAATCATGATGAGCACCGGATTGCTTCCGACTTTTTTGGAAAAAATCCAGAGTCTGCCTTTGCTGCCTGGATGCTGTCAGCTACGCTACATACCGGTCCGGTGATGGTATATTTTGGGCAAGAATTAGGTGTAAAACCCGACAAAGCCGAAGGTTTTCAGGGAAATGACGGCCGAACCACCATTTTTGATTTCTGGGGTTTGCCTGAGCTACAAGACTGGATTTCAGATGGTAAATTTGAGATTAAAAACTTAAAACCTGAACAAAAGGCTATTCGTGATTTTTATAAAAAAACCCTTTATTTTTCATTATCCAATGTAGCCATCGCCTATGGTGAATTCCATGATTTACAATACTTAAACAATAATCAGGAATATAACCCAAATAAAACCTATGCTTATCTGAGATTTATTCAGGGTCAAATGCTACTTTTTGTTTATAATTTTGACAAAAACAATACTTTAAATTCTGAGATAAGACTTCCGGTTGATTTGTTGACAGTAAGTTTTCCGGGAAAAAAGGTAATCAAGGCCACCCAAAAATTTGAAGGGAAGGAAAAACATCGGATTAAAATTAATTCAGAGGATGTAAAATTGGAATCTATTTCGGTAGCCCCTAATTCATTTAAAATATTCGAACTTAAATAA